The segment GATCCTTAAGTTTGATATCAAAACAGGCCAAAGGAAAACCATATTGGTAGAAGAAGTAGGTGCATGGGTTAGTTTACATGACTGCTTCACGCCTCTAGACAAAGGAGTCACCAGATTTTCTGGGGGATTTATCTGGGCAAGTGAAAAAACAGGATTTAGACATCTTTATCTGTATGATGCAAATGCGACATGCTTAGGACCTCTCACTGAAGGTGACTGGATGGTTGAGCAAATTGCTGGTGTAAATGAGGCTGCAGGGTTTGTTTATTTCACTGGAACTTTAGATGGGCCTTTGGAATCTAACCTTTACTGTGCTAAACTATTCCCATATGGAAACAACCCCCTGGAGCCACCGGTGAGATTGACCCATAGTAAAGGAAAACATGTGGTTGTGCTTGATCATCATATGCGGACTTTTGTGGATATCCATGATTCTCTTAATTCTCCCCCTAGGGTTTTAATTTGCTCTTTGGAAGATGGAAGCATAATCACACCTCTGTATGAACAATTTACCATTCCAAGATTCAAACGGCTTCAACTTGAGCCTCCACAGCTAGTTAAAATACAGGCAGATGATGGGACTGCATTGTATGGGGCTTTATATAAGCCTGATGTAACAAGATTTGGCCCTCCACCTTACAAAACCTTGATTAATGTGTATGGTGGTCCAAGTGTACAGCTTGTTTCTGATTCTTGGATAAATACTGTTGACATGAAAGCACAGTTTCTACGAAGCCAGGGCATCTTAGTTTGGAAGGTCTGTATCTTGTGTAAAAACTTATGTTTTGTTTACGTGATATTTCATTTATAATACTTctagaaatagtgaaaaaaGATTGGTAAATAGGAGGGTAGCAGAGTGTATGATCTTAGATAGGATAAAAGGACAAAAAAGGACACATTTAACTGAATCAAATTAGTTGATATAAGGGATTAATAGAACTGCCCTCAAATAGTTAGGATTATGGCTTAGTTGAACATTTTGACTTAGACTTCTTTACTAACAAGTACTTAATTAGAATTAAAAACACCCTGGTTATGCAAGGCTGTAGTGTACATGCACATATGTATGATCATCGTCCAATTAGTTGCCTGGCTAAAACATCTGTATAAGTTATGCTATCAATTTACTCAATTATGTTGCTGACACACAGGAAGCCCATGCTTGATGgaaccccttttttttaataaaataaaaaattttgaatcgGTGATGTATATTAGATGGATGAAGATATTGTATTGGTTATGGTGCATGCAGCATGCTTAGGTGATAACTTCATATAGCTCCCATATCTTTGAATATTGGGGCATGGCTAAACTATGAGTGCTCATATTTTGTCAGTCCCTTTGTTTGGTGGGGTTCATGGTAACATGGTGGACGTTGCTATTATGTTTATGAGACATGGTTACTGCATCTATGtataaaaagtatgaaatttcaGTTAGATTAGGTTTTGTTATTCTACCCCTGGTCTGATTACCTGTCCCATTCCTGAAGTGTCTTGAAGTGTCAAGCATATGGATAAAAACTATCTCCTGCCTGCTTCTCTAATAGATTTTATCATCATCATGccacttatttaaaaaaaatgaaaaattcatcGTTGTAATTACTTTACTGTTTACAGATGGACAATAGAGGAACTGCACGACGTGGACTGAAGTTTGAGGGCTCTCTAAAATACAAGGCTGGTCAGATTGATGCTGATGATCAGCTGACTGGAGCTGAATGGCTTATCAAACAAGGGCTAGCTAAAGCTGGCCATATTGGGTTGTATGGGTGGAGCTACGGCGGATATCTCTCAGCTATGACATTGGCCAGGTTTCCTGACGTGTTCCGTTGTGCTGTGTCTGGTGCTCCTGTAACATCCTGGGATGGGTATGATACATTTTACACTGAGAAGTACATGGGATTGCCTTCTGAGAATCCATCAGGTTATGAAAAAAGCTCTGTGATGCACCATGTGCACAAGATGAAAGGGAGGTTGTTAATTGTGCATGGCATGATTGATGAAAATGTACACTTTAGGCACACTGCAAGGCTTGTGAATGCACTTGTGGCTGCTGGAAagtcttatgaattattgattTTTCCAGACGAACGTCACATGCCACGCCGGCATAGGGATCGAATTTATATGGAAGAGCGGATTTGGGACTTCATAGAGAGGAGCCTGTGAAGAGTaacaagtttttgtttttatctttccAGAGTGAGATTTGTGTTTTCATTTCCTTCTATAGGCGTTGTAAAGTATGGAAGACCTCTTTGTTGCATATTTTAGTCCCTTTTAATAAGCCATATGGCGATATTCATGTATCAAAACCcccacatgatgcaaaatttaaaattcgGTAAATCATTCTCAAAAGagcataaaagaaagaagaagaaaaaaaatgcccaTCAATGTTTTGGATTGGaactgttttttttattttttgaggaatcggtaagaaaatattttatgaatgaaCTAAATCAGCTTGGAATACAAAATCCAACTCAGAATGTAGATCTTCTACCCATATACCAAGATCTGCAGATAAACTGCTTTTCTAGCAATGGAATGAGCAAAGCTTGTTGCCCTCTCTTTTTACATGTTTGAAGCTATATTTATGAAAAATCTCTTACAACATCCAATCTCTTCAATAACATGACCAAACATGGTCATGGTTTTTGATGGTGCCTGGTTGTTGATAGCTGTGACAACTCTATGACTATCTCCTTCGAACTCTTACCTTAGAAATGCAAAGTTCTCTAGCAAAGCTTATTGCCCTACTAACTGCCAAGGCTTCCACCAAATCTACTGAGTGAGGTAGCGGAATTTTTTGGCTAAAGGAATGAGCAATCGGATTGGACCTTTATTTATACAATGCAATTTAACCTTTACAGTCTACATTAGTGTCTCACCTCTAAGAATACCAACCACAGGGTTGGGTCAAGGTCAACACCAATGACGATAGATATGAGGACTACTTGCTATGAAATCGAACTTGACTCATTGATAGCTATTGAAATGATTAAATTAAACATGACCACCAAATTagctaccttttaaaaaaaaaaaaaaaagacaaattttaTTGCTTTAACCACTGaatgaatttttcaattaaaaaaaaaaaaaaaaactgtttttgagTAGTTATGATATCATGCTTGCTAAGTTGTTGAACACCTGCAACCAAAACATAAGATGGAAAATACTGTACAAACACGTATACAGAAGCTACTGTTTACTAGTGCTTAAAAACCCGAGAAATTTGCCAATAAATCATAGTACatgacatgaaaaaaaattagcgAAAAAACATTTTACACCATATAATTTTGATCAATTGTTATTTTCATCCactaaatctaaaaattttcatattagtCCGTATAATGTTTTGCCTGatgtaaattaatcaatttttaaaaacttatagataaatttgaattttagtaaTATATGGATTTGAAATGATTAGGTGTAAGACGTTATTTCAaatcaataataacaaaagtgcTTTTGTTTGAGTAAAATCTTCCAAATTCAAATAATCAcctattattaaatttatatcaagTAACTCATACAATCATACTAGTAATTGATTTGAATGCAGAAAGAGGGACATGTATTTAGAGACGAGAGTacattgtgtttttttattttttgagaatgagaCGAGAGTACATTGTGATTGTGGAGGAgaacaaaccaagaaaataaatatgcaGTGATTTTGTGAAATTGTGGTGGAGGTCCTTGTTTTCTTATAAACAAAGTGACTCTGAAAATAAGCAGAAGGAAAATTAGGTGGATCTTTATAGATCCTAATCCAAAATGTATATGTTGGGGACATCTATTTCTGATGGAGCCAATATTAtagatatttcttttcttttctttttttttttcctttcaaaaaacaattaattggGTAGTTCATTCGAGTTATGCTCAATAATTGTATtgagttatttttcaaaagttgcttttggtttttggtttattgagGTTGAGGCATGAGACTTTTAACTgttcatcttttatttgtttcaataaaaaaaaccttatgtgaaaatagttttttcattttcttgtatttgatAGTATAAGGGGAAAAAAGTCAATGAAAAACTGTCTCTTAACAAACTTCCCTTAGTTAGCTTaatgtgagatagagttgtttttcacgtttactataaaaataattttatctcaCTCAAAGCTAAATATGGAAATCAACTCTATTtcatgcaaaaataaataaagaaagttaagagataatttttcaacttattttaaaGTCGTtaccaaatatagaaaaataagatagttttctagaaaatattttttgaaaaataattcattttccaaaaaatattaatatcaaAACAACATAAGAGTAATATTGAGTCTAATGTGAGTGCTCAACACCCCtagggttaaaaaaaatggtcacaatATTGGATAGAGGTAGATTTTTACTAATTTTGTTATAAATCTCACAATATTAAGGTTAAGGGTTAAAATTATTTGGTTTAGAatgtgtttagattttttttttttttttttggctgaataaaaaatttattcaaaatgaAAGAAGAGGATTACAAAAAAGGAGAAGGCCTAACACTATTTCTGCCTAAAGCCTGAATAACTAAGGCTAAAAGACTAGAGAAAAGAACCGACCCTGTCTAGTTGAACAACGCTACCCATTGGACTAGAAGATGGGTagggttatttctctctttatacacaaaagaaaaagagaaagattcAAAGTTCTTGAGCACTAACAACTGCTTTGCTCAAGTGGGTGTTGAataagagtttttatttttatttatttaggctgatttttttattaaaaaaaaaaaaatagaggaccAAATGATGTGTGGCGAAgac is part of the Quercus robur chromosome 9, dhQueRobu3.1, whole genome shotgun sequence genome and harbors:
- the LOC126700261 gene encoding uncharacterized protein LOC126700261, which codes for MQSVDEDKKKTLKRSRSFNCNMPLTDSSVTATIDDCNLFPVEEIVQYPLPGYVAPTSISFSPDDSIITYLLSPDHTLNRRVFAYDVKTGKQELFFSPPDGGLDESNISPEEKLRRERLRERGLGVTRYEWVKTSTKKKEIMVPLPAGIYLQDFSCSNPELKLPSVPCSPIIDPHLSPDGTMVAYVRDSELHVLNLLNNESKQLTYGANGNSLTHGLAEYIAQEEMDRKTGYWWSLDSKFIAFTQVDSSEVPLFRIMHQGKSSVGSDAQEDHAYPFAGATNVKVRLGVVSAAGGPITWMDLLCGGSDQANNEEEYLARVHWMLGNNLTAQILNRSHSKLKILKFDIKTGQRKTILVEEVGAWVSLHDCFTPLDKGVTRFSGGFIWASEKTGFRHLYLYDANATCLGPLTEGDWMVEQIAGVNEAAGFVYFTGTLDGPLESNLYCAKLFPYGNNPLEPPVRLTHSKGKHVVVLDHHMRTFVDIHDSLNSPPRVLICSLEDGSIITPLYEQFTIPRFKRLQLEPPQLVKIQADDGTALYGALYKPDVTRFGPPPYKTLINVYGGPSVQLVSDSWINTVDMKAQFLRSQGILVWKMDNRGTARRGLKFEGSLKYKAGQIDADDQLTGAEWLIKQGLAKAGHIGLYGWSYGGYLSAMTLARFPDVFRCAVSGAPVTSWDGYDTFYTEKYMGLPSENPSGYEKSSVMHHVHKMKGRLLIVHGMIDENVHFRHTARLVNALVAAGKSYELLIFPDERHMPRRHRDRIYMEERIWDFIERSL